In Papaver somniferum cultivar HN1 chromosome 1, ASM357369v1, whole genome shotgun sequence, a genomic segment contains:
- the LOC113358474 gene encoding uncharacterized protein LOC113358474, producing MANKAAVEELIKRIETLYSAQTDFTTKIDELMKSQVDSSGKYDAVIQSITELKESQGKPTPELMKAITTTLNNQMDRFIELQSRNHINKETHGNGAGGILGSSPSCSNTPQFSGENNLNQPRYLFGNPETNQFQQPKLKVEFPKFDEGKEDVWFQDYQIGKPLILWEDFLRDICNRFQELGHDGIVGEFNKLHQIGTVLEYQEIFEELKALILAKYPHLTEEYFTSSFISGLKEELRLHVQMFSPKTLSNAVYIARMQEALIENAAKKSRNFYKPSPLYFTTQRNLPSPVTSPSTLHKNFSSPNPPSPPPIKRLSYADMRKRREKGLCYNCDEVFQAGHKCIK from the exons ATGGCTAATAAGGCAGCGGTAGAAGAACTTATCAAAAGAATTGAAACATTGTATTCAGCTCAAACAGATTTCACTACGAAGATAGATGAACTTATGAAATCGCAAGTCGATTCATCTGGGAAGTACGATGCAGTGATACAATCAATTACGGAGCTCAAAGAATCTCAAGGAAAGCCAACTCCTGAGCTTATGAAAGCTATCACTACAACTCTCAATAACCAAATGGATCGTTTCATAGAGCTCCAGAGTAGAAATCATATCAACAAGGAAACCCATGGGAACGGAGCTGGAGGTATTTTGGGTTCATCTCCATCTTGCAGCAACACTCCTCAATTTTCAGGTGAAAACAATTTAAACCAACCTCGTTATTTGTTTGGAAATCCAGAAACTAATCAATTCCAACAACCGAAACTCAAGGTTGAGTTTCCTAAATTTGATG AAGGAAAGGAAGATGTATGGTTTCAAGATTATCAGATTGGTAAGCCATTAATTTTGTGGGAAGATTTCCTTAGAGATATTTGCAATCGTTTTCAAGAATTAGGACATGATGGTATTGTGGGTGAGTTTAACAAGCTTCACCAAATTGGAACAGTCTTGGAATACCAAGAAATTTTTGAAGAGCTTAAGGCATTGATATTGGCCAAGTATCCTCACCTCACAGAGGAATACTTCACTTCAAGCTTTATCAGTGGTCTTAAGGAGGAACTAAGACTACATGTGCAAATGTTCTCTCCCAAAACATTATCGAATGCAGTATACATAGCTAGGATGCAAGAAGCTCTAATTGAAAATGCTGCTAAGAAGTCAAGAAACTTTTATAAACCCTCCCCACTATATTTTACCACCCAAAGAAACCTTCCTTCTCCAGTTACCAGTCCTAGTACCCTCCACAAGAATTTCTCCAGTCCAAACCCTCCTTCCCCACCACCTATTAAAAGATTATCTTATGCCGACATGAGGAAAAGAAGGGAAAAGGGTCTCTGCTACAACTGTGATGAAGTTTTCCAAGCTGGCCATAAGTGCATTAAATAA